Proteins encoded within one genomic window of Companilactobacillus zhachilii:
- the lysS gene encoding lysine--tRNA ligase → MNDQLRVRREKLQELYDEGVDPFGSRFERTALAQEIHDKYGDEDKETLEEQDLPVVIAGRMMTKRGKGKVGFADIRDRSGKIQIYVRKDVVGEENYHIFKRSDIGDHLGIHGEIMKTDMGELTVKATHITMLSKSLRPLPDKFHGLTNVEQIYRQRYLDLIANQDSFDRFKKRTKIISAVREYLDGEGFMSVETPVLNTQAGGASARPFITHHNAMDMTMYLRIALELPLKRLIVGGFERVYEIGRAFRNEGMDPQHNPEYTSLETYAAYWDMTDVMKEVEGMFRHAADKANGSQIVSYQGEEVDLSKPFKRIKMVDAIKEQTGIDFSQDMDLEQARKLADEKGVHYEDFWGVGHIIAEFFEEFVEDTLKQPTFVYEYPLEVSPLAKKSKDNPNFTDRFEVYILGHEFGNAFTELNDPIDQKERFEAQAEEREKGNDEAEHIDNDYVEAMEYGMPPTGGLGIGIDRLVMLLTDAPSIRDVILFPTMRPEDNTNNEE, encoded by the coding sequence ATGAATGACCAATTACGGGTTAGACGTGAAAAACTTCAAGAACTTTATGATGAAGGCGTAGATCCATTTGGCTCAAGATTTGAAAGGACAGCTTTAGCACAAGAAATTCATGATAAGTACGGTGATGAAGATAAGGAAACTCTTGAAGAACAAGATTTACCTGTTGTTATTGCCGGTCGTATGATGACAAAACGTGGTAAGGGTAAAGTTGGTTTTGCTGATATCCGCGATAGAAGTGGCAAGATTCAAATTTACGTTCGTAAGGATGTTGTTGGTGAAGAAAACTATCACATCTTCAAACGTTCAGATATTGGTGATCACCTAGGTATTCACGGTGAAATTATGAAAACAGATATGGGTGAGTTGACTGTTAAAGCTACTCACATCACAATGCTTTCTAAGTCACTTCGTCCACTACCAGATAAATTCCACGGTTTAACAAACGTTGAACAAATTTATCGTCAAAGATATTTGGATTTGATTGCAAACCAAGATAGTTTTGATCGTTTCAAGAAACGTACTAAGATTATCTCAGCTGTTCGTGAATACTTAGACGGTGAAGGTTTCATGTCAGTTGAAACCCCTGTTCTAAATACTCAAGCGGGTGGTGCCAGTGCTCGTCCATTTATTACACATCACAATGCAATGGATATGACAATGTATCTTCGTATTGCTTTGGAACTACCTTTGAAGAGATTGATTGTTGGTGGTTTTGAACGTGTCTATGAAATTGGTCGTGCTTTCCGTAACGAAGGTATGGATCCACAACATAACCCTGAATATACTTCATTGGAAACATATGCCGCTTATTGGGATATGACAGATGTTATGAAGGAAGTTGAAGGAATGTTCAGACATGCCGCTGATAAAGCTAATGGTTCACAAATTGTTAGTTATCAAGGCGAAGAAGTTGATTTGAGCAAGCCTTTCAAACGTATTAAGATGGTTGATGCCATTAAAGAACAAACTGGTATCGACTTTAGTCAAGATATGGACCTTGAACAAGCACGTAAGTTAGCTGATGAAAAGGGCGTTCATTACGAAGACTTCTGGGGCGTCGGCCATATTATTGCTGAATTCTTTGAAGAATTTGTTGAAGATACTTTGAAGCAACCAACATTCGTTTATGAATATCCACTAGAAGTTTCACCATTGGCTAAGAAGAGTAAGGATAACCCTAACTTCACAGATCGTTTTGAAGTTTACATCTTAGGTCATGAATTCGGTAATGCCTTTACTGAATTGAATGATCCAATTGACCAAAAGGAACGTTTTGAAGCTCAAGCTGAAGAACGTGAAAAGGGTAATGATGAAGCCGAACATATTGATAACGATTATGTAGAAGCCATGGAATATGGTATGCCACCAACAGGTGGACTAGGTATCGGTATTGATCGTTTGGTTATGTTACTGACGGATGCACCTTCAATTCGTGATGTCATCTTGTTCCCAACAATGAGACCAGAAGATAATACAAATAACGAAGAATAG
- the dusB gene encoding tRNA dihydrouridine synthase DusB, translating into MEWKIGNVTIPNQIVVAPMAGITNSSFRVTAREFGAGLVVCEMISDQGIKYRNLKTLGMMFVDPKEHPVSIQIFGGTTESLVNAAQYVAEKTSADIIDINMGCPVKKVTKIGAGSSWLSDPDKLYQMVKTVSQSVDKPVTVKMRTGWDSDHILAVENALAAQEAGASAVAMHGRTKAQMYTGHSDWNLLHEVAQQLTIPFIGNGDVVTPQDAKNMIEEVGADAVMVGRAVLGNLWRLNEMNHYLETGEILPEPSVREKINIAKLQLQRLVDLKGEHVGVPEFRQQAAYYLKGIPHAVRTRAKVVNEDSMQGVFDALDQFVESYEQREARSSKIS; encoded by the coding sequence ATGGAATGGAAGATAGGTAACGTTACAATCCCTAATCAGATTGTTGTTGCACCTATGGCAGGTATTACCAATTCATCTTTTCGAGTGACTGCTAGGGAATTTGGAGCTGGATTGGTTGTCTGTGAAATGATCAGTGACCAAGGTATTAAGTATCGTAATTTGAAAACTTTGGGTATGATGTTTGTTGATCCTAAGGAGCATCCGGTCAGTATCCAAATTTTTGGTGGTACCACTGAATCATTAGTTAATGCCGCTCAATATGTTGCTGAAAAGACTAGTGCCGATATTATTGATATTAATATGGGCTGTCCAGTGAAAAAAGTTACTAAAATTGGAGCTGGTTCTAGTTGGTTGAGTGACCCTGATAAGCTTTATCAAATGGTAAAAACTGTCAGTCAATCGGTCGATAAGCCGGTAACGGTTAAAATGCGAACTGGCTGGGACAGTGATCATATTTTAGCAGTTGAAAATGCTTTGGCAGCTCAAGAGGCCGGAGCTTCAGCCGTGGCGATGCATGGACGTACTAAAGCACAGATGTATACTGGGCATTCCGACTGGAATCTCTTACATGAAGTAGCGCAACAATTGACAATTCCATTTATTGGTAATGGTGATGTTGTGACACCTCAAGATGCCAAAAATATGATTGAAGAAGTTGGGGCTGACGCCGTTATGGTTGGTCGGGCTGTACTCGGAAATCTTTGGCGTTTGAATGAAATGAATCATTATTTGGAAACCGGAGAAATACTCCCTGAACCAAGTGTTAGAGAAAAAATTAATATAGCTAAACTTCAACTCCAACGTCTGGTAGACTTAAAAGGTGAGCATGTTGGTGTTCCAGAATTTCGTCAACAGGCAGCATATTATCTAAAGGGGATTCCCCATGCAGTCAGAACTCGTGCTAAAGTAGTGAATGAAGATTCAATGCAGGGAGTTTTTGATGCACTAGATCAATTTGTTGAAAGTTACGAACAACGAGAAGCGAGATCATCAAAAATTTCGTAG
- the hslO gene encoding Hsp33 family molecular chaperone HslO yields the protein MTDTLTKAVSKDGKFRAYVVNATETIQETQKRHDTWRNSSAALGRTMIGSMLVATSTLKEDEVLTTRVQGDGPVGAIVVDANAKGDVKGYIANPHVALKAREDGHIDVKAAVGTKGTLSITKDLHLKEPFTGSVPLVSGEIGMDFAYYMAKSEQIPSAIGVSVFVNPNETVGAAGGFLIQTLPGATDDDINKIEANLKVIPNLSTLLKEGLSNQDVMEKIMNGIEMKYLQDMPVQFKCDCSKERFSKALATLSRAELQAMIKENHGAEAVCKFCGTKYEFDETELKDIVAQKD from the coding sequence ATGACCGATACACTAACAAAAGCTGTTTCAAAGGATGGAAAGTTTAGAGCGTATGTAGTTAATGCGACTGAGACAATCCAAGAAACACAAAAAAGACATGATACATGGAGAAATTCGAGTGCCGCATTAGGTAGAACGATGATTGGCTCAATGCTAGTTGCAACTTCGACTTTGAAAGAAGATGAGGTTTTGACAACTAGAGTTCAAGGTGATGGACCAGTTGGTGCTATCGTAGTCGATGCTAATGCTAAAGGTGACGTTAAGGGATATATTGCTAATCCCCATGTTGCTTTGAAGGCACGTGAAGATGGACATATTGATGTCAAAGCGGCCGTTGGGACTAAGGGTACATTGAGTATCACTAAGGACCTTCACCTTAAAGAACCATTCACTGGGTCAGTGCCATTAGTTTCTGGTGAAATTGGGATGGATTTTGCATATTATATGGCTAAATCAGAACAAATTCCTTCAGCTATCGGTGTTTCAGTCTTTGTTAACCCCAATGAGACAGTTGGTGCTGCTGGTGGATTTTTGATTCAAACTTTACCAGGTGCAACTGACGACGATATTAATAAAATTGAAGCTAATTTGAAAGTTATTCCTAACTTATCCACTTTGTTAAAAGAAGGCTTGAGCAATCAAGATGTAATGGAAAAAATCATGAATGGTATTGAAATGAAGTACCTTCAAGATATGCCGGTGCAATTTAAATGTGACTGTTCAAAGGAAAGATTCTCCAAAGCTTTAGCAACACTTTCACGAGCTGAGTTACAAGCAATGATTAAAGAAAATCATGGTGCAGAGGCTGTCTGCAAGTTCTGTGGAACTAAATATGAATTTGATGAAACAGAATTGAAGGATATTGTGGCTCAAAAAGATTAA
- the ftsH gene encoding ATP-dependent zinc metalloprotease FtsH — MKNNRNRLINNSLFYILLFVVLVLAASWFAGGQSSDQSKTLSQDQFITQLKQGKVKSFKLEPIGGAYQVTGEYKKAQKAETTRSVSLFSRNQATTSSEVTSFSSTVLPNNDTLKRINNAAMAKDVKTTAAPKSQSGQWISLILTVVVPFALFFFIIFAMMGRGGQGGGANRVMNFGKSKVKPEDPKKNKVRFSDVAGAEEEKQELVEVVEFLKDPRKFVSLGARIPSGVLLEGPPGTGKTLLAKAVAGEAKVPFYSISGSDFVEMFVGVGASRVRDLFENAKKDAPSIIFIDEIDAVGRQRGSGTGGGNDEREQTLNQLLIEMDGFTGNEGVIVMAATNRSDVLDPALLRPGRFDRKILVGRPDVKGREAILKVHAKNKPFTDDVDLKAIAQQTPGFAGADLENLLNEAALVAARRGKQKIDPTDLDEAEDRVIAGPAKKNRVIPEQERHTVAYHEAGHALIGLVLSDSRVVRKVTIVPRGRAGGYAIMLPKDDQNLATKKELNEQITGLLGGRTAEEIIVGQPSSGASNDFEQATQIARTMVTEYGMTDRLGTVQLEKNGQPFSGGNYRAEPTYSQDTAKAIDQEVKRIIDEDHERAREILESHREQHKIIAEALLKYETLDEKEILSLYNTGEMPANDANQQFPSESAATFEQAKKAAEAKDAAKQKSEESSKEEPTKSEDITDETTFPSENADKPADDKKSDTDKPADNNSDDSNDNNNDNQ; from the coding sequence ATGAAAAATAATCGAAATAGGTTAATTAATAATAGCCTGTTTTACATCTTGCTCTTTGTTGTTTTGGTTCTTGCAGCAAGTTGGTTTGCTGGTGGTCAATCCTCAGACCAATCAAAAACATTAAGCCAAGACCAATTCATCACACAATTGAAGCAAGGCAAAGTGAAGAGTTTCAAACTAGAACCTATTGGTGGAGCTTATCAAGTAACTGGTGAATACAAGAAAGCTCAAAAAGCTGAAACAACACGTTCTGTGTCATTGTTCAGCCGTAACCAAGCTACGACTTCTAGTGAAGTAACTTCATTTAGTTCAACTGTTTTGCCTAACAACGATACGTTAAAGAGAATCAATAACGCCGCTATGGCTAAGGATGTCAAGACTACTGCTGCTCCTAAGTCACAGTCTGGTCAATGGATTTCATTGATTTTAACTGTCGTCGTTCCATTTGCATTATTCTTCTTTATAATCTTTGCAATGATGGGTCGAGGAGGCCAAGGTGGTGGCGCTAATCGTGTCATGAACTTTGGTAAATCCAAGGTCAAACCAGAAGATCCAAAGAAAAATAAAGTTAGATTTTCTGATGTTGCCGGCGCTGAAGAAGAAAAACAAGAACTTGTTGAAGTTGTTGAATTTCTAAAAGATCCAAGAAAATTCGTTTCCTTGGGTGCTAGAATACCATCTGGTGTACTTCTAGAGGGCCCTCCCGGGACTGGTAAAACTTTACTAGCTAAGGCTGTTGCTGGTGAAGCTAAAGTTCCTTTCTATTCAATCTCTGGTTCAGACTTCGTTGAAATGTTCGTTGGTGTTGGTGCATCACGTGTTCGTGATTTGTTCGAAAATGCCAAGAAAGACGCTCCATCAATCATCTTTATTGATGAAATTGATGCTGTTGGTCGTCAACGTGGTTCTGGTACCGGTGGTGGTAATGATGAACGTGAACAAACTCTTAACCAATTATTGATTGAGATGGATGGATTTACAGGTAATGAAGGTGTCATCGTTATGGCTGCTACTAACCGTTCTGATGTCCTTGATCCAGCCTTACTACGTCCAGGTCGTTTTGACAGAAAGATTCTTGTTGGTCGTCCTGACGTTAAAGGCCGTGAAGCTATTCTTAAAGTTCACGCTAAGAACAAACCATTTACAGATGATGTTGATTTGAAAGCTATTGCTCAACAAACTCCAGGTTTTGCTGGTGCTGACCTTGAAAACTTACTTAACGAAGCTGCACTTGTTGCTGCAAGACGTGGTAAGCAAAAGATTGACCCAACTGACCTTGATGAAGCTGAAGACCGTGTTATTGCGGGACCAGCTAAGAAGAACCGTGTTATTCCTGAACAAGAACGTCACACTGTTGCTTACCACGAAGCAGGACATGCTTTGATTGGTTTAGTATTGAGTGATTCTCGTGTTGTTAGAAAGGTTACTATCGTTCCCCGTGGACGTGCCGGCGGTTATGCCATCATGCTTCCTAAAGACGATCAAAACCTTGCTACTAAGAAGGAATTGAACGAACAAATTACTGGATTACTTGGTGGTCGTACAGCCGAAGAAATTATTGTCGGTCAACCTTCATCAGGTGCTTCAAATGACTTTGAACAAGCAACTCAAATTGCTCGTACAATGGTTACTGAATATGGTATGACAGACCGTCTTGGTACTGTTCAACTTGAAAAGAATGGTCAACCATTTAGTGGTGGCAATTATCGTGCTGAACCTACATATTCACAAGATACTGCCAAGGCTATTGATCAAGAAGTTAAGCGAATTATTGATGAAGATCATGAACGTGCTCGAGAAATTCTTGAATCACATCGTGAACAACATAAGATTATCGCGGAAGCTCTATTGAAGTACGAAACACTTGATGAAAAGGAAATCTTGAGTTTGTATAACACAGGAGAAATGCCTGCCAATGATGCAAATCAACAATTCCCAAGTGAAAGTGCTGCAACATTTGAACAAGCTAAGAAGGCTGCTGAAGCCAAAGATGCTGCAAAGCAAAAGTCTGAAGAATCAAGCAAAGAGGAGCCAACTAAGTCAGAAGATATTACTGACGAAACGACCTTCCCTTCAGAAAATGCAGATAAACCAGCTGATGATAAGAAGTCAGATACTGATAAACCTGCAGATAATAATTCTGATGATTCAAATGACAATAATAATGATAATCAATAA
- the hpt gene encoding hypoxanthine phosphoribosyltransferase → MNSDIEKVLVSKEDIAQANQRLGKQLTEEYRGKNPLFVCILRGAAMFMMDLVKELDIEMEYDFMDVSSYGGENTVTTGDVRIIKDLDTSIRDRDVVIVEDIIDTGYTLDRLKELFDARHAKSIKIVSFLDKPARRIKHVKVDYVGVQIPDEFVVGYGMDYNEHYRNLPYVGVLKRAVYSTK, encoded by the coding sequence ATGAATTCAGATATTGAAAAGGTTTTAGTTTCCAAAGAAGATATAGCACAAGCTAATCAACGTCTTGGAAAGCAATTAACCGAAGAATACCGTGGTAAAAATCCACTATTCGTTTGTATCTTACGTGGAGCAGCAATGTTCATGATGGATCTTGTAAAGGAACTTGATATTGAAATGGAATATGATTTTATGGATGTGTCTAGTTATGGTGGTGAAAATACTGTAACAACTGGAGATGTTCGTATCATTAAAGACCTTGATACTTCAATTCGTGATCGTGACGTTGTTATCGTGGAAGATATTATTGATACAGGCTATACCTTGGATCGTTTGAAGGAACTTTTTGATGCTCGTCATGCTAAATCAATAAAAATCGTCTCATTTTTAGACAAACCAGCTCGTCGTATCAAACATGTAAAGGTTGACTATGTTGGTGTTCAAATTCCAGATGAGTTCGTGGTTGGCTATGGAATGGACTATAATGAACATTATCGTAATTTACCTTATGTTGGAGTTCTAAAGCGAGCAGTATATAGTACAAAATAA
- the tilS gene encoding tRNA lysidine(34) synthetase TilS: MELDNRIIGTVRKVLKRYRAHKVLIAVSGGVDSMVLLNVVAEILPKDQLAVVNVDHNLRPESGAEVAFVQEHCLKKGYQFFTTKWEKQPNNDIGMEAAARKFRYQFFKKIMSDGQFDTLLTAHHGNDLAENILMKLIRSGNAYEVVSLKEQRPFASGQIVRPLLDFAKRDLAEYADIHDIKHVQDETNFDNITLRNRLRNNIFPELQKENGQLLNHFRFFDQQVTALVNLAKKQFEQIETAMSLQESPKEIIGFIKPILKLDAEEQTLFWGNFFTKRQLDISISNRQINQIIDIICSDSANATVDLEDSWRFIRTYDQFVVKKVQKLNLPAVRVAINQPVNFGKRTLTITANDDDYTLSVEHVPKTITLRTRRDGDRLLLADGKHQKLSKRFINEKVPAYERDNYLVLLFDNQIVWVEKIYQMSDYLKKGNKHYKINLDEVKE; the protein is encoded by the coding sequence ATGGAACTAGATAACAGAATTATAGGTACAGTGAGAAAAGTTTTGAAACGTTATCGTGCACACAAAGTTCTGATTGCTGTCTCTGGCGGAGTCGATTCAATGGTCTTGCTGAATGTAGTTGCTGAAATATTACCTAAGGATCAATTGGCAGTTGTAAATGTAGATCATAATTTACGTCCAGAAAGTGGGGCGGAAGTAGCCTTTGTCCAAGAACATTGTTTGAAGAAAGGTTATCAATTTTTCACTACTAAGTGGGAAAAGCAGCCGAATAATGATATTGGTATGGAAGCAGCGGCACGTAAGTTTCGTTATCAATTTTTTAAAAAGATAATGTCAGATGGTCAATTTGATACTTTGTTAACAGCCCACCATGGCAATGATTTGGCCGAAAATATTTTGATGAAGCTGATTCGTTCAGGAAATGCGTATGAAGTTGTTAGTTTGAAGGAACAACGTCCATTTGCTAGTGGTCAGATTGTTCGTCCGTTATTGGATTTTGCCAAGCGCGATCTGGCTGAATATGCGGATATCCATGATATAAAACATGTTCAGGATGAAACTAATTTTGATAACATAACGTTACGTAATCGACTTCGAAATAATATTTTTCCAGAGTTGCAAAAGGAAAATGGCCAATTATTGAACCACTTTCGTTTTTTTGATCAGCAAGTTACGGCATTAGTTAATTTGGCGAAAAAACAATTTGAACAAATTGAAACGGCAATGTCATTGCAAGAAAGCCCAAAAGAAATTATCGGTTTTATAAAACCGATATTGAAATTAGATGCAGAAGAACAAACCTTGTTTTGGGGGAACTTTTTTACGAAACGCCAACTTGATATTTCTATTAGTAATCGTCAAATCAATCAGATTATTGACATCATTTGTTCTGACAGTGCTAATGCGACTGTCGATTTAGAAGATTCTTGGCGATTTATTCGAACCTATGACCAATTTGTTGTAAAGAAAGTTCAGAAGCTAAATTTGCCAGCAGTGCGGGTCGCCATCAATCAACCAGTTAACTTTGGTAAAAGAACACTAACGATTACGGCCAATGATGATGATTACACTTTGTCTGTTGAGCATGTTCCGAAAACAATTACGTTGAGAACCCGACGTGACGGCGATAGACTACTCTTAGCTGATGGTAAACATCAAAAATTAAGCAAGAGATTTATTAATGAAAAAGTACCTGCATATGAACGTGATAATTATTTAGTTTTATTATTTGATAATCAGATAGTTTGGGTTGAAAAAATCTATCAGATGAGTGATTATTTAAAAAAAGGTAATAAACATTACAAAATTAACTTGGATGAGGTAAAAGAATGA
- a CDS encoding S1 domain-containing RNA-binding protein: MTVEIGAKTEGKVTGITNFGAFVDLGEGQSGMVHISEVADGYVKDIHDVLSVGDTVKVLVLSEKDHKIALSIKQASDKPKPKYHSHRSHERNDRKPQQRKPESFDDMMSGFMKESEERLSILKKNTEGKRGGRGGRRS, encoded by the coding sequence ATGACAGTCGAAATAGGAGCTAAAACAGAAGGTAAGGTAACTGGAATTACAAATTTTGGGGCATTTGTAGACCTCGGAGAAGGACAAAGCGGAATGGTGCATATCAGTGAAGTCGCAGACGGCTATGTCAAAGATATTCATGATGTGCTAAGCGTTGGTGATACTGTTAAAGTTTTAGTTCTTAGTGAAAAGGACCATAAGATTGCACTTTCAATTAAGCAAGCATCTGATAAGCCTAAGCCAAAATATCATTCACATCGTTCACATGAACGTAATGATAGAAAGCCGCAACAACGCAAACCAGAAAGTTTCGATGATATGATGTCAGGATTCATGAAAGAAAGTGAAGAAAGACTAAGTATCCTTAAGAAAAATACTGAAGGCAAACGTGGCGGTCGTGGTGGACGCCGGAGCTAA
- a CDS encoding FtsB family cell division protein, protein MEIRKLNSNVSVLQPKKAPTPNPGHHDYVKKVHRRRMVMIGIVFALILVVFGVQIFNAHRTYANTMEQIEVSKQKLDKQKSTQRDLKLEVKQLHDTNYVEKYIREKYMYSKPGEQIYNLPDDVETTTIQK, encoded by the coding sequence ATGGAAATACGTAAACTTAATTCAAATGTTTCTGTATTACAACCAAAAAAAGCACCGACTCCTAATCCTGGTCATCACGACTACGTTAAAAAAGTTCATCGTAGAAGAATGGTCATGATTGGAATTGTTTTTGCGTTGATTTTGGTTGTATTTGGTGTTCAAATCTTTAATGCGCACAGAACCTACGCCAATACAATGGAACAGATTGAAGTTAGTAAGCAAAAGTTAGATAAGCAAAAATCAACGCAGCGTGATTTAAAGCTTGAAGTGAAACAACTTCATGATACGAACTATGTCGAAAAATATATTCGGGAAAAGTATATGTATAGCAAGCCGGGCGAACAAATTTATAATTTACCTGACGATGTTGAAACCACTACGATTCAAAAATAG
- a CDS encoding RNA-binding S4 domain-containing protein — MRLDKYLKVSRIIKRRTVAKEFADNGRALINDRVAKSSSEVGVGDVLELHFGEKTMKIRVLNIKETTKKDESADMYEEV; from the coding sequence ATGAGATTAGATAAGTATTTGAAAGTAAGTCGCATTATCAAAAGAAGAACAGTAGCAAAAGAATTTGCCGACAACGGCCGTGCCTTGATCAATGATCGAGTAGCCAAATCGTCTAGTGAAGTTGGTGTAGGGGATGTATTAGAATTACACTTTGGAGAGAAAACGATGAAGATTCGCGTTCTTAACATCAAAGAGACTACTAAAAAAGACGAATCTGCGGATATGTACGAGGAAGTTTAG
- a CDS encoding polysaccharide biosynthesis C-terminal domain-containing protein translates to MPQLKETNRVSQNKTMIQKMVRVCLWLSVAETAGIIALMPQINTMLFKNDSGSRTLSIYMLSILIVSFINLLIAVTSGDDEKNIHKLVLFGMSLVAKAALNVILVPRYGIAGSALATVLSECVIMFGILTIYKFDRKFLALDKKFTSNLIKLGLIMAVFVRVVVSFLNNYLAMTRANSVLVNIIAIPLGALVYLKLSKRWHMLTKAEWEILPMGKYITKFMKIED, encoded by the coding sequence ATGCCGCAACTTAAAGAGACTAATCGTGTGTCACAAAATAAGACCATGATTCAAAAGATGGTTCGCGTTTGTTTGTGGCTATCAGTGGCTGAAACAGCCGGAATAATTGCCTTGATGCCCCAAATTAATACGATGCTGTTCAAAAATGACAGTGGTTCTAGAACTTTGAGTATTTATATGCTGTCGATTTTGATTGTGTCTTTTATTAATTTATTAATAGCAGTAACTAGTGGTGATGATGAAAAAAACATTCATAAATTAGTTTTGTTTGGGATGTCTCTGGTGGCAAAAGCAGCTTTAAACGTTATCTTAGTTCCAAGGTACGGCATTGCTGGCAGTGCTTTAGCGACAGTTTTAAGTGAGTGTGTCATCATGTTTGGAATTTTGACTATTTATAAGTTTGATCGAAAATTTTTAGCATTAGATAAGAAATTTACATCTAACTTAATTAAGTTAGGCCTGATTATGGCAGTTTTTGTTAGGGTAGTTGTGAGTTTTTTGAATAACTATTTAGCTATGACCAGAGCCAATAGCGTTTTAGTTAATATAATTGCTATCCCTTTGGGGGCGTTAGTGTATTTGAAGCTTTCCAAACGTTGGCATATGTTAACTAAAGCAGAGTGGGAAATTTTGCCCATGGGAAAATATATTACGAAGTTTATGAAAATAGAGGATTAA
- a CDS encoding oligosaccharide flippase family protein, with amino-acid sequence MQKEVSRAIKGTWILTIASLFSELLSAIYRIPLQNIVGDRGYFIYQQVYPIYGIFSVLALSGLPVVISKTFAQQQTMAAKHNLLKKTFIILMAGALVITGWLWFSAKYLAYLMGDPNLYPEVRVVALTFLLVPFEASLRGYFQSDLVMEPSAISQVSEQFFRIVIIIASALMFGHGILNVYQMGTLANSGAFIGGLLAVGILIYTFLKNKQTDPDPKKADKTIRLEHGLALEIVLIVVFTGITIFYQFIDSFSTVRLLLHAGMSLGQAEIQKGILIVVNRCYS; translated from the coding sequence ATGCAAAAAGAAGTGTCTAGGGCTATTAAGGGGACCTGGATTCTGACTATCGCCTCATTGTTCTCAGAATTATTGAGTGCTATTTATCGGATTCCATTACAAAATATTGTTGGGGATCGTGGTTATTTTATTTATCAACAAGTTTATCCAATCTACGGTATTTTCTCAGTTCTAGCTCTATCAGGCTTGCCAGTTGTGATATCGAAGACCTTCGCTCAACAGCAAACGATGGCGGCTAAGCATAATTTGTTGAAGAAGACATTCATTATTTTAATGGCCGGAGCTTTGGTTATTACAGGCTGGCTATGGTTTTCGGCTAAATATTTAGCCTATTTGATGGGTGATCCTAACTTGTATCCAGAAGTTCGCGTTGTGGCACTGACATTCTTATTAGTTCCCTTTGAAGCTAGTTTAAGAGGCTATTTTCAAAGTGATTTAGTGATGGAACCAAGTGCTATTTCGCAAGTTTCGGAACAATTTTTTCGAATTGTGATTATTATTGCTAGTGCCTTGATGTTTGGACATGGTATTTTAAATGTCTATCAAATGGGAACATTAGCCAATTCTGGAGCGTTCATTGGTGGATTATTAGCAGTTGGTATATTAATTTATACATTTTTGAAAAATAAACAAACTGATCCTGACCCGAAAAAAGCTGATAAAACAATTCGTTTGGAACACGGTTTAGCCTTAGAAATTGTTTTGATCGTCGTGTTTACAGGGATTACCATTTTTTATCAGTTCATCGATTCTTTCTCAACTGTACGGTTACTTTTGCACGCGGGAATGTCTTTGGGCCAAGCGGAAATTCAAAAGGGGATTTTGATCGTGGTCAACCGCTGTTACAGTTAG